The proteins below come from a single Arthrobacter crystallopoietes genomic window:
- a CDS encoding M23 family metallopeptidase, translated as MHTNKPVRGRRRAEDTSLLTAVRNQDSEGRRRASKRRFSSTSQKAGLALAATGIIALAAVPTAQAVSGNEDLSTVSAASTSSAPVTAAQDSEMKFERIEVTSKAAPKQKAEPKTEVKAASAEKADAAKKTTASGLAAPVADLNESSGFGYRINPVTGAAGEFHNGSDYALACGTDVKAAAAGKVVEASSSAVGYGNRIVIEHGDGMKTTYNHLQSIGINKGQQVSAGDSIADLGTSGNSTGCHLHFEVVVDGKEVDPAKYF; from the coding sequence TTGCACACGAACAAGCCTGTGCGCGGACGCCGTCGCGCCGAAGATACTTCCCTGCTGACCGCCGTGCGGAACCAAGACAGCGAAGGCCGCCGTCGCGCCTCGAAGCGCCGCTTTTCCAGCACTTCCCAGAAGGCCGGCCTGGCCTTGGCTGCCACCGGCATCATTGCCTTGGCCGCCGTCCCCACCGCCCAAGCGGTCTCCGGTAACGAGGACCTGAGTACCGTCAGCGCCGCCAGCACCTCTTCGGCCCCGGTGACGGCGGCCCAGGACAGCGAGATGAAGTTCGAGCGCATCGAGGTAACCAGCAAGGCTGCCCCCAAGCAGAAGGCTGAGCCGAAGACCGAAGTCAAGGCTGCGTCGGCTGAAAAGGCCGATGCTGCGAAGAAGACCACCGCCAGCGGACTGGCCGCCCCAGTCGCCGATCTGAATGAGTCCTCGGGCTTCGGCTACCGGATCAACCCTGTCACCGGGGCAGCCGGCGAGTTCCACAACGGCTCCGATTACGCCCTCGCTTGCGGTACCGATGTCAAGGCTGCTGCAGCAGGCAAGGTCGTAGAGGCCTCCTCCAGCGCCGTCGGCTACGGCAACCGTATTGTCATTGAGCACGGCGACGGCATGAAGACCACCTACAATCACCTGCAGAGCATCGGCATCAACAAGGGCCAGCAGGTGTCCGCCGGCGATTCCATCGCCGATCTGGGCACAAGTGGCAATTCCACCGGTTGCCACCTGCACTTCGAGGTCGTCGTCGACGGCAAGGAAGTAGACCCGGCCAAGTACTTCTAG
- the fdhA gene encoding formaldehyde dehydrogenase, glutathione-independent: protein MSGNRAVAYKGPGKVEVIDTDYPTFELKDAPGINPANIGRKVPHGVILRTVTTNICGSDQHMVRGRTTAPTDLVLGHEITGEVIDTGPDVEFIKTGDIVSVPFNISCGRCRNCKERKTGICLNVNPDRPGSAYGYVDMGGWVGGQAEYVMVPYADWNLLKFPDRDQALEKIMDLTMLSDILPTGFHGAVTAGVEVGSTVYVAGAGPVGLAAAAGAQLLGAAVVIVGDLNEQRLAQARSFGCETVDVSQGDPKDQIEQLLGVPEVDCGIDAVGFEARGHGKDASHEAPATVLNSLMDITAAGGALGIPGLYVTGDPGAADEAAQHGSLSISLGTGWAKSLSFTTGQCPVMKYNRQLMMAILHDKVKIAKAVNAKAIPLEDAPKGYAEFDAGAATKYVLNPNGYVKN from the coding sequence GTGTCAGGAAACAGAGCCGTTGCCTACAAAGGACCTGGGAAGGTCGAGGTCATCGACACCGACTACCCCACCTTCGAACTCAAGGACGCCCCGGGGATCAACCCGGCCAACATTGGCCGCAAGGTCCCCCACGGCGTCATTCTGCGAACAGTCACCACCAACATCTGCGGCTCGGACCAGCACATGGTCCGCGGCCGCACCACCGCCCCGACCGACCTGGTACTCGGACACGAAATCACCGGCGAAGTCATCGACACCGGTCCCGACGTCGAATTCATCAAGACCGGCGACATCGTCTCGGTTCCCTTCAACATTTCCTGCGGCCGCTGCCGCAACTGCAAGGAACGCAAGACCGGCATCTGCCTCAACGTCAACCCGGACCGCCCCGGCAGCGCCTACGGCTACGTCGACATGGGCGGCTGGGTCGGCGGCCAGGCCGAATACGTCATGGTGCCCTACGCGGACTGGAACCTGCTGAAGTTCCCGGACCGCGACCAGGCCCTCGAGAAGATCATGGACCTGACCATGCTCTCGGACATCCTGCCCACCGGCTTCCACGGCGCCGTCACCGCGGGCGTCGAAGTCGGCTCCACCGTGTATGTCGCCGGCGCGGGCCCGGTCGGCCTGGCCGCCGCAGCCGGCGCGCAACTGCTCGGCGCCGCCGTCGTCATTGTCGGGGACCTCAACGAACAACGGCTCGCGCAGGCACGCAGCTTCGGCTGCGAAACCGTCGACGTCTCCCAGGGCGACCCGAAGGACCAGATCGAACAGCTCCTGGGCGTGCCCGAAGTGGACTGCGGCATCGACGCCGTCGGTTTCGAAGCCCGCGGCCACGGCAAGGACGCCTCGCACGAAGCCCCGGCCACCGTGCTGAACTCGCTGATGGACATCACCGCCGCCGGCGGAGCCCTGGGCATCCCCGGACTCTACGTCACCGGCGACCCCGGCGCCGCGGACGAAGCCGCGCAGCACGGCTCGCTCTCCATCAGCCTCGGCACCGGCTGGGCCAAATCGCTGTCCTTCACCACCGGCCAGTGCCCGGTCATGAAGTACAACCGGCAGCTGATGATGGCAATCCTGCACGACAAGGTCAAGATCGCCAAGGCCGTCAACGCCAAGGCCATCCCGCTCGAAGACGCCCCCAAGGGCTACGCCGAATTCGACGCCGGCGCCGCCACCAAATACGTCCTGAACCCGAACGGCTACGTCAAGAACTGA
- a CDS encoding CE1759 family FMN reductase — MSERKIVVLSAGLGVPSSSRLLADQLAKSTADRFRQEGADASVKTYELREYAVDIANNMVAGYAAPRLQELIDAVTAADALIAVTPVFSASYSGLFKSFFDVIDKDALAGKPVLVGATGGTARHSLALDYAIRPLFSYLRARTTQTVVFAAPEDWGGADEAGGGIGRRAGRAAAELVALVQDVPAEEQGRGGIESMSFEEILANVGR, encoded by the coding sequence GTGTCAGAGCGCAAAATCGTGGTGTTGTCCGCAGGGCTGGGCGTACCGTCTTCCAGCCGGCTGTTGGCGGACCAGCTGGCAAAATCCACCGCTGACCGGTTCCGGCAAGAAGGGGCCGACGCTTCGGTGAAGACCTACGAACTGCGTGAGTATGCTGTAGATATCGCCAACAACATGGTGGCAGGCTATGCCGCGCCCAGACTCCAGGAGCTCATCGATGCTGTCACCGCGGCAGATGCGTTGATCGCCGTCACGCCGGTCTTCAGCGCCTCCTACAGCGGCCTCTTCAAGTCCTTCTTCGATGTCATCGACAAGGATGCGCTGGCCGGCAAGCCGGTACTCGTTGGCGCGACCGGGGGTACCGCGCGCCATTCACTCGCCCTGGACTACGCCATCCGCCCGCTCTTCAGTTACCTGCGGGCACGCACGACCCAGACCGTGGTGTTCGCTGCACCCGAAGACTGGGGTGGCGCGGACGAGGCTGGCGGCGGCATAGGGCGCCGGGCAGGCCGTGCAGCAGCGGAGCTTGTGGCGCTGGTCCAGGATGTGCCCGCCGAAGAGCAAGGCCGCGGCGGCATCGAGTCAATGAGTTTCGAAGAAATCCTAGCCAACGTCGGTCGCTGA
- a CDS encoding MBL fold metallo-hydrolase, with product MILNQYHLSSLSLSSYLIGDESTGNAVAVDPQRDIDQYLDDASRNNLTIVGVIDTHFHADFVAGHLELAAATGAWIGLGARAEAAYDFRKLHHGEKISLGEVELEIHETPGHTWESITVLVRERAADKTPLAALTGDTLFIGDVGRPDLAASVGADPVELARALYHSVHDDLMKLDGSVRLLPAHTAGSACGKNLSAERESTIGQQQAANPSVQPMSEDEFVTLITSGQPSVPTYFATDARLNRSRHPVMAGRLHPAALPTDALERALSSGARILDARPPAPFAAGHVAGSINVGINGRFEETAGMFFDHRDVIVVVAEPGKEAEVQLGLARIGCDRVVGFVPNLPDLLVAKPQLAGSTDRVPADELDSTLADPETVVLDVRNAGEREEGAIPGTQHIPLAELPQRHDELPADKRIVVHCASGWRSSVAASALKALGYTDVADVAGGYNAWARDHRAA from the coding sequence GTGATCCTGAATCAATACCACCTCAGTTCACTGTCATTGAGCTCCTACTTGATCGGGGACGAGAGCACCGGAAATGCTGTTGCCGTGGATCCACAACGGGACATCGACCAGTATCTGGACGACGCTTCCCGGAACAACCTCACCATTGTGGGCGTGATCGACACGCACTTCCATGCCGACTTTGTGGCCGGACACCTCGAACTGGCCGCCGCCACCGGAGCGTGGATCGGGCTCGGCGCCCGGGCGGAAGCCGCCTACGACTTCCGCAAACTGCACCACGGGGAAAAGATTTCGCTAGGTGAGGTCGAACTGGAGATCCATGAAACCCCCGGCCACACCTGGGAGTCCATCACTGTGCTGGTCCGCGAGCGCGCAGCGGACAAAACTCCGCTTGCGGCCCTGACCGGAGACACCCTCTTCATTGGCGATGTGGGCCGGCCCGACCTTGCCGCTTCTGTCGGCGCTGATCCCGTGGAACTTGCCCGCGCGCTCTATCACTCTGTGCACGATGACCTGATGAAGCTTGATGGCAGCGTGCGCCTGCTGCCTGCGCACACCGCAGGAAGCGCATGCGGCAAAAACCTCTCGGCCGAGCGCGAATCGACGATCGGTCAGCAGCAGGCCGCGAACCCTTCCGTCCAGCCGATGAGCGAGGACGAATTCGTGACCCTGATCACCAGCGGCCAACCGTCCGTCCCGACCTACTTTGCCACCGATGCGAGGCTGAACCGCAGCCGGCATCCCGTGATGGCCGGCAGGCTGCACCCCGCAGCCCTGCCGACGGATGCACTGGAACGGGCACTATCTTCAGGGGCACGGATTCTTGATGCGCGGCCGCCGGCCCCGTTCGCCGCAGGCCATGTGGCAGGTTCCATCAACGTCGGCATCAACGGGCGCTTTGAGGAAACAGCAGGCATGTTCTTCGACCACCGGGATGTCATCGTCGTTGTAGCCGAACCGGGCAAGGAAGCCGAAGTCCAACTAGGTCTTGCCCGAATTGGTTGTGACAGAGTGGTCGGCTTCGTCCCGAATCTTCCCGACCTGCTCGTGGCGAAGCCTCAGCTGGCCGGCAGCACGGACCGGGTCCCCGCGGATGAATTGGACAGCACTCTGGCCGATCCGGAAACCGTCGTGCTCGATGTCCGCAATGCCGGGGAGCGGGAGGAAGGCGCCATTCCCGGAACCCAGCACATTCCGCTGGCCGAACTGCCGCAGCGCCACGACGAACTCCCGGCAGACAAGCGCATCGTTGTGCACTGCGCCAGCGGCTGGCGCTCCAGCGTTGCCGCGAGCGCGTTGAAGGCGCTCGGCTATACCGACGTCGCCGATGTTGCGGGCGGCTATAACGCCTGGGCGCGGGACCACCGCGCGGCGTAG
- a CDS encoding TM0106 family RecB-like putative nuclease yields the protein MFLLESESAGAEPQLVFTASDLVVAAGCEYQLLRKLDEKLGRMPKAAFAPDEMLERTAVLGDVHEHRVLQEFKDRFGAGVVEIAETTGYTRPELTAKHAESIAALETGADVVFQASFFDGSFHGRSDFLVKENDGGTLRYAVYDTKLARHAKVTALLQLAAYGDQLAKAGIMPSPTVTLVLGNGVHSNHSLTDILPAFKERRARFLAITGQHRAQPDPAAWNDERYTACGRCNYCAEQVKLHRDLLLVSHMSTARRRQLMADGIRTIDDFASMPLPAGEGSGGTLARLRDQARMQTGAQEPDGSVEFTDKDGEPHKVAYRVLEQNALAALPRPSEGDIFFDFEGDPLWQDATGTWGLEYLFGVVENPVSPRDKPPFLPFWAHSRAEEGQALVNFLDYVARRRERYPDLHIYHYANYEKAALRRLSLQHVVGEDAVDGLLREGVLVDLYDTVRNSLRISENSYSIKKLEPLYMGDNLRSGDVTDAGASVVAYAHYCAARDAGRADEAAKILAGISDYNEYDCVSTLELRNWLLKLAAERGIQPGSTADGAASVEGGKAPEAPEEPSQDEQRLLDHVAAAADKAAHTGEPLSDDDQAIAMVAAAVGYHRREDKQFWWSHFDRLNAPVPDWADTRDVFIVQDAEVVEEWAVPPGKRNPVRVLRLTGSLAPGSTIKEGTSLCRLYDRPFPDFVQARDTGVDQRSYCFETQVIELDAAGDKDVLLVQERLPSKADPYDQLPMALSPNQPPATTSLKQALADLAGFVSSGLPQLPPHPALDLLRRVPPRLHNLASLPVVEQEPDGYIDAITTAVQALDRSYLAVQGPPGSGKTHIGAHVIGRLVAQGWKVGVVGQSHAVVENMMKAAVEKGSVPLERVAKKLNGENVPWRNRTDAEVERLLTEPGGALVGGTAWTMTGSKVPPRSLDLLVIDEAGQFSLANTLAVSRATRRLLLLGDPQQLPQVTQATHPEPVDTSALGWLSAGHATLPPELGYFLALTWRMHPALCTAVSRLAYEGRLHSAPAADGRQLQGVPAGVECVLLEHQGNSTSSAEEAAEVLRQVQRHLGLHWTDGGTTRPLAPADILVVAPYNAQVQLIRHQLQSAGLGAVRVGTVDKFQGQEAPVVIVSTAVSAPSEAPRGMEFVLNRNRTNVAVSRGQWRAVIVRSRELTSYLPSKPEGLEELGAFIGLCLPD from the coding sequence GTGTTCCTGCTTGAATCAGAATCAGCCGGCGCGGAACCGCAACTGGTCTTCACCGCCAGCGACCTGGTGGTGGCTGCCGGCTGTGAGTACCAGTTGCTGCGGAAGCTGGACGAGAAGCTGGGCCGCATGCCCAAAGCCGCCTTCGCTCCGGACGAGATGCTGGAGCGCACGGCGGTGCTCGGCGATGTCCATGAGCACCGGGTTCTGCAGGAATTCAAGGACCGCTTCGGGGCCGGCGTTGTGGAGATTGCCGAAACCACTGGATACACCCGCCCGGAACTCACCGCCAAGCATGCCGAATCCATTGCCGCCTTGGAGACCGGGGCAGATGTCGTGTTCCAGGCATCCTTTTTTGACGGCAGCTTCCATGGGCGCTCGGATTTCCTCGTTAAGGAGAACGACGGCGGGACGTTGCGTTACGCGGTGTATGACACCAAGCTGGCCCGCCATGCCAAGGTGACCGCCCTGCTGCAGCTTGCCGCCTACGGCGACCAACTCGCCAAGGCTGGAATCATGCCCTCCCCCACGGTCACGCTGGTGCTCGGTAACGGCGTGCACAGCAACCACAGTCTCACGGACATCCTCCCCGCCTTCAAGGAGCGCCGGGCCCGGTTCCTGGCCATTACCGGCCAGCATCGCGCGCAGCCGGATCCCGCGGCCTGGAATGACGAACGCTACACCGCCTGCGGCCGCTGCAATTACTGCGCCGAGCAGGTCAAACTGCACCGGGACCTGCTGCTGGTTTCGCACATGAGCACCGCGCGCCGGCGCCAGCTGATGGCAGACGGGATCCGCACCATCGATGACTTCGCCTCCATGCCGCTGCCGGCGGGCGAAGGTTCCGGCGGAACGTTGGCCAGGCTGCGGGACCAGGCGCGTATGCAGACCGGCGCTCAAGAGCCGGACGGATCGGTCGAGTTCACGGACAAAGACGGCGAACCCCATAAGGTCGCCTACCGCGTGCTGGAGCAAAACGCGCTGGCAGCGCTCCCCCGCCCCAGTGAGGGTGACATCTTCTTCGACTTCGAGGGGGATCCGCTATGGCAGGATGCCACCGGTACGTGGGGCCTCGAGTACCTTTTCGGCGTGGTGGAGAACCCTGTCTCCCCGCGGGACAAGCCGCCGTTTCTGCCCTTCTGGGCGCACAGCCGCGCGGAGGAAGGCCAAGCCCTGGTTAACTTCCTGGACTACGTCGCGCGGCGGCGCGAACGGTATCCGGACCTGCACATTTATCACTATGCCAACTATGAAAAGGCGGCCCTGCGCCGGCTGTCGCTGCAGCATGTTGTGGGCGAGGACGCCGTGGATGGGCTGCTGCGCGAAGGCGTGCTGGTTGACCTCTACGACACGGTGCGCAACAGTCTGCGGATCTCGGAGAACTCCTACAGCATCAAGAAGCTCGAGCCGCTATATATGGGCGACAACCTGCGCAGCGGTGACGTGACGGACGCCGGGGCCTCGGTGGTGGCTTATGCCCACTACTGCGCGGCACGCGATGCCGGCCGGGCCGACGAGGCGGCGAAGATTCTCGCCGGAATCAGCGACTACAACGAATACGACTGCGTCTCCACCCTTGAGCTGCGCAACTGGCTGCTCAAGCTGGCGGCCGAACGGGGCATCCAGCCCGGCTCGACCGCCGATGGCGCTGCGTCAGTCGAAGGCGGGAAAGCACCTGAGGCTCCGGAGGAGCCCTCCCAGGACGAACAACGGCTGCTGGACCACGTGGCCGCCGCCGCGGACAAGGCCGCACATACAGGCGAGCCGTTGTCCGACGATGACCAGGCCATCGCCATGGTTGCCGCGGCGGTCGGTTACCACCGGCGCGAGGACAAGCAGTTCTGGTGGAGCCACTTCGACCGGCTGAACGCGCCGGTACCGGACTGGGCAGACACGAGGGACGTGTTCATCGTGCAGGACGCAGAGGTTGTTGAGGAGTGGGCCGTACCGCCGGGAAAGCGGAATCCCGTCCGCGTGCTCCGGCTGACCGGATCGTTGGCCCCCGGCTCGACCATCAAGGAAGGCACCTCGCTGTGCCGGCTCTACGACCGGCCGTTTCCGGACTTCGTGCAGGCCAGGGACACCGGCGTCGACCAGCGCAGCTACTGCTTCGAAACGCAGGTCATCGAGTTGGATGCGGCCGGCGACAAGGATGTCCTGCTGGTCCAGGAGCGGCTGCCTTCCAAGGCGGATCCGTATGACCAGCTGCCGATGGCGCTGTCGCCGAACCAGCCGCCGGCCACCACGTCGCTGAAGCAGGCACTGGCTGACCTTGCCGGATTCGTAAGCAGCGGATTGCCGCAGCTGCCGCCGCATCCGGCACTCGATCTGCTCCGCCGTGTTCCGCCTCGACTGCACAACCTGGCGTCGCTGCCGGTCGTCGAACAGGAGCCGGACGGCTACATCGACGCGATCACCACCGCTGTCCAGGCATTGGACCGTTCCTATCTGGCTGTCCAAGGTCCGCCCGGCTCCGGCAAAACGCATATTGGCGCCCATGTTATCGGCCGACTGGTGGCGCAGGGCTGGAAGGTTGGCGTGGTCGGACAGTCCCATGCTGTCGTGGAAAACATGATGAAGGCCGCGGTGGAGAAGGGTAGCGTCCCGCTGGAGCGGGTGGCCAAGAAGCTCAATGGGGAAAACGTCCCATGGCGGAACCGCACGGATGCCGAGGTGGAACGGCTGCTCACGGAACCGGGTGGGGCGCTGGTCGGCGGCACAGCCTGGACGATGACCGGCAGCAAAGTTCCGCCAAGGTCACTGGATCTGCTGGTTATCGACGAAGCCGGACAGTTTTCGCTGGCCAATACCCTGGCCGTCTCCCGCGCCACCCGGCGCCTGCTCCTGCTGGGAGATCCGCAGCAGTTGCCGCAGGTTACCCAGGCCACCCATCCGGAACCGGTGGATACGTCCGCTCTGGGCTGGCTGTCGGCCGGGCACGCCACGCTGCCGCCGGAGCTGGGATATTTCCTCGCGCTGACGTGGCGGATGCACCCGGCTTTGTGTACCGCAGTCTCGCGGCTCGCCTATGAGGGCCGCCTGCACAGCGCACCGGCTGCGGACGGACGCCAACTTCAGGGCGTGCCAGCGGGAGTGGAATGTGTCCTGCTGGAGCATCAGGGAAATTCGACCTCGTCGGCCGAGGAAGCCGCTGAAGTTCTCCGGCAGGTGCAGCGCCACCTCGGTCTGCACTGGACGGACGGCGGCACAACCCGGCCGCTGGCGCCGGCGGACATTCTGGTGGTGGCGCCCTATAACGCCCAGGTACAGCTGATCCGGCACCAGCTTCAGTCAGCCGGACTGGGCGCTGTCAGGGTGGGAACCGTGGACAAGTTCCAGGGCCAGGAGGCTCCGGTCGTGATCGTGTCGACGGCAGTATCGGCACCGTCAGAAGCGCCGCGCGGAATGGAGTTCGTCCTCAACCGCAATCGGACCAACGTAGCTGTTTCCCGCGGGCAGTGGCGGGCGGTCATCGTCCGTTCCCGGGAGCTGACCAGTTATCTCCCGAGTAAGCCGGAGGGACTTGAAGAGCTGGGCGCTTTCATTGGACTGTGCCTGCCGGACTGA
- a CDS encoding GlcG/HbpS family heme-binding protein — translation MNTLTLADARSIIAAAEARAEEIGQPMNIAVVDAGGNLISHVRMDGAWLGSIDISINKAFTSRAFDIQTKDLGDNSQPGNQFYGIHASNHGRIMIFAGGVPLSRDGQVVGAIGVSGGSGEQDQTVAEAGAGAL, via the coding sequence ATGAACACCCTTACCCTTGCAGATGCCCGCAGCATCATCGCAGCTGCCGAAGCCCGCGCAGAAGAAATTGGACAGCCGATGAACATCGCCGTGGTCGACGCCGGCGGCAACCTCATCTCCCATGTGCGGATGGACGGCGCCTGGCTGGGCAGCATCGACATCTCCATCAACAAAGCCTTCACCTCCCGTGCCTTCGACATCCAGACCAAGGATCTGGGCGACAACTCGCAGCCGGGCAACCAGTTTTACGGCATCCATGCCAGCAACCACGGCCGGATCATGATTTTCGCCGGCGGCGTGCCGCTCAGCCGAGACGGCCAGGTAGTCGGCGCGATCGGCGTCAGCGGCGGCAGCGGCGAGCAGGATCAGACCGTTGCGGAGGCAGGCGCAGGCGCCCTCTGA
- the ligM gene encoding vanillate/3-O-methylgallate O-demethylase gives MNAKNLQEVLDASGNTVELLRNSQLGAYIYPVVAPEFTNWRSEQRAWRETAVLYDQSHHMDNLFIKGPDALKLISDTAINSVANFPVNKAKQYVPTTPAGHVIGDGILFHEAEDEYIYVGRAPAANWLLYHGETGGYDAEIVVDRRSPSRPMGQPVKRKYWRFQIQGPNAWQIIEKINGGPVEQLKFFNMDHMNVAGAQVRTLRHGMAGAPGLELWGPYETYDKARDTILQIGQEFGMLAVGSRAYPSNTLESGWIPSPLPAIYTGEELRPYREWLGADSYEATNAVAGSFVADKIEDYYLTPWELGYGSFVKFDHDFIGREALEKIDPVAQRKKVTLAWNPEDMAKIFASLFDTEGTPYKYFDLPLANYGSSNYDAVIDADGTNVGLSMFTGYSANERRALSLATVDPSVPEGTELRVIWGEPDGGTRKTTVEPHQQLDVRAVVSPVPYSETVRKDYQGGWRSGQQS, from the coding sequence ATGAATGCGAAGAACCTGCAGGAAGTCCTGGATGCCTCCGGCAACACCGTCGAGCTGCTGCGCAATTCCCAGCTCGGCGCCTACATCTACCCGGTGGTCGCCCCGGAGTTCACCAATTGGCGCAGCGAACAGCGGGCTTGGCGCGAGACGGCAGTGCTCTATGACCAGTCCCACCACATGGACAATCTGTTCATCAAGGGTCCCGACGCCTTGAAGCTGATTTCCGACACAGCCATCAACAGCGTGGCCAACTTCCCGGTCAACAAGGCCAAGCAGTATGTGCCGACCACGCCGGCCGGACATGTGATCGGTGATGGCATTCTCTTCCACGAGGCCGAGGACGAGTACATCTACGTGGGCCGTGCCCCGGCGGCCAACTGGCTGCTCTACCACGGCGAGACCGGCGGCTACGATGCCGAGATCGTCGTTGACCGCCGTTCGCCGTCGCGCCCGATGGGCCAGCCGGTCAAGCGCAAGTACTGGCGCTTCCAGATCCAGGGGCCCAACGCCTGGCAGATCATCGAAAAAATCAACGGCGGCCCGGTGGAGCAGCTGAAGTTCTTCAACATGGACCACATGAACGTGGCCGGCGCACAGGTCCGCACGCTGCGCCACGGTATGGCCGGCGCTCCCGGACTGGAGCTGTGGGGACCCTACGAAACCTATGACAAGGCCCGCGACACGATCCTGCAGATCGGCCAGGAGTTCGGCATGCTGGCCGTGGGCTCGCGCGCCTACCCGTCCAACACCTTGGAGTCGGGCTGGATTCCGTCCCCGCTGCCGGCGATCTACACCGGTGAAGAACTGCGGCCGTACCGCGAATGGCTGGGCGCGGACAGCTACGAGGCGACCAACGCGGTGGCCGGCAGCTTCGTCGCGGACAAGATCGAGGACTACTACCTGACGCCGTGGGAGCTGGGTTACGGCTCGTTCGTGAAGTTCGACCATGACTTCATCGGCCGCGAGGCGCTGGAGAAGATCGATCCGGTCGCCCAGCGCAAGAAGGTCACGCTGGCGTGGAACCCGGAGGACATGGCGAAGATCTTCGCGTCCCTGTTCGACACGGAGGGTACGCCGTACAAGTACTTCGACCTGCCGCTGGCCAACTACGGCTCCTCGAACTACGACGCCGTGATCGATGCGGACGGCACCAATGTGGGCCTGTCCATGTTCACCGGCTACAGCGCCAACGAGAGGCGTGCACTCTCGCTGGCCACCGTGGATCCATCCGTGCCCGAGGGAACGGAGTTGAGGGTCATCTGGGGCGAGCCGGACGGCGGTACCCGCAAGACCACGGTGGAGCCGCACCAGCAGCTCGACGTGCGCGCCGTGGTCAGCCCGGTCCCGTACTCAGAGACGGTCCGGAAGGACTACCAGGGCGGTTGGCGCTCCGGCCAGCAGAGTTAA
- a CDS encoding pyridoxamine 5'-phosphate oxidase family protein → MMFQHDEPVLELTDEQSWKLLEKSQHGRIVLTAAGETDIFPINYPAHEGKLLMRSAPGTKLAEATINENVLFETDGITSDEAWIVVIKGTARILQSGDDIEAAEKLGLKSWIPTLKDFYIELKPVQLSGRHFNLGDQPERY, encoded by the coding sequence ATGATGTTCCAACACGATGAACCGGTCCTAGAACTCACCGACGAGCAGTCCTGGAAACTACTGGAAAAGAGCCAACACGGTCGCATTGTCCTGACCGCCGCCGGAGAGACGGACATCTTCCCCATCAACTACCCCGCTCACGAGGGCAAGCTGCTGATGCGAAGCGCACCAGGCACCAAGCTGGCTGAAGCCACCATTAACGAGAACGTCCTATTTGAAACGGACGGGATCACCAGCGATGAGGCATGGATCGTCGTAATCAAAGGAACTGCACGGATATTGCAGTCCGGCGATGACATCGAGGCTGCAGAAAAGCTCGGGCTCAAGTCCTGGATTCCAACGCTCAAGGATTTCTACATTGAGCTCAAGCCAGTGCAGCTCAGCGGCCGTCACTTCAATCTGGGCGACCAACCGGAGCGCTACTGA
- a CDS encoding PIN domain-containing protein has product MREQAGLLLDTDVVTEVRSAEPHAAVVDFLQQRRHLRIFISALTVGELRAAHAQQETASNNDDGRWLAELTKRFEGFILPVDLKVATVWGPMSSRPDVPAVESLIAATAIRYCLTVVSRNVAGYSKLAVPAIDPWQVGRYAVAQTTAPDHKPG; this is encoded by the coding sequence GTGAGGGAGCAAGCCGGTCTGCTGCTCGATACGGACGTGGTGACGGAGGTGCGTAGCGCCGAGCCGCACGCCGCCGTCGTCGATTTCCTGCAGCAGCGACGACACCTGCGCATCTTCATCTCCGCGCTGACCGTTGGGGAACTGCGTGCCGCGCATGCCCAGCAGGAAACCGCGTCAAACAACGACGACGGCCGCTGGCTTGCGGAGCTGACTAAGCGTTTTGAAGGCTTCATCCTGCCGGTGGACCTGAAGGTCGCGACGGTCTGGGGGCCGATGTCCAGCCGCCCGGATGTTCCGGCGGTGGAGTCGCTCATCGCGGCTACGGCGATCCGGTACTGCCTGACCGTCGTCTCCCGTAACGTCGCCGGCTACAGCAAACTTGCCGTGCCGGCCATCGACCCGTGGCAAGTGGGCCGGTACGCCGTGGCGCAGACCACGGCTCCGGACCATAAGCCCGGGTAG